In Pseudobacter ginsenosidimutans, the following are encoded in one genomic region:
- a CDS encoding DUF4397 domain-containing protein has product MKHNIKAYTQIIRLHNRLFAMAVLLVFSFASCNKEVTTAGTASLSIINAIPGSNDLLPNFRQEGAILYKQAAILRYKIFFMTDNRIRYYSGQQRLRIYQMPDTTSKDQPLFDLHLDLPVGSIHTLFLTGSPDAPDTVMIRNEQIPFFPQSDSAMAIRFVNLSKGSAPVSINIKGLADGSEVQSLNYKAITGFANYPVRLQLQDYVFEFRDAATGTLLASYTTLGLKQTAPNPWIYKSFTIAFTGIPGTTGATSPDVFLVPHY; this is encoded by the coding sequence ATGAAGCATAACATAAAGGCATATACGCAAATTATCCGGTTGCACAACAGACTTTTTGCAATGGCTGTATTGCTGGTCTTTTCTTTCGCATCCTGTAATAAGGAAGTGACTACAGCCGGAACAGCTTCCCTTTCCATCATCAATGCCATTCCCGGCAGCAATGACCTGCTTCCGAATTTCAGACAGGAGGGCGCTATCCTGTACAAGCAGGCCGCAATACTGAGGTACAAGATCTTTTTCATGACCGATAACCGGATCAGGTATTACAGTGGACAGCAACGTCTCCGCATATACCAGATGCCGGATACTACCAGTAAAGACCAGCCGCTGTTCGATCTCCACCTCGATCTTCCGGTAGGATCCATACATACCTTATTCCTGACCGGATCGCCGGATGCGCCGGACACGGTGATGATCAGGAACGAGCAGATCCCCTTCTTTCCGCAGAGCGACAGCGCCATGGCCATCAGGTTCGTCAACCTGAGTAAAGGCAGCGCTCCTGTAAGTATCAATATCAAAGGGCTGGCCGATGGATCGGAAGTGCAAAGCCTGAACTACAAGGCCATCACCGGTTTTGCAAACTACCCGGTGCGTCTTCAGTTACAGGACTATGTTTTTGAATTCCGCGATGCTGCAACAGGAACATTGCTGGCCAGCTATACTACATTGGGATTAAAGCAAACAGCGCCCAACCCCTGGATATATAAAAGCTTTACGATTGCCTTTACAGGAATACCCGGAACAACAGGTGCAACTTCGCCGGATGTATTCCTTGTGCCACATTATTAG
- a CDS encoding ABC transporter ATP-binding protein, producing MTSILKTVQLSHKYSSSWAIRDINLELNQAGVIGLLGSNGAGKSTTMNIICGVLNQTEGSVFINGIDLREDPELAKQNIGFLPQNPPLYTDLTVDEFLTYTAELRKMEKHTIREAVNEAKEKVGITHFSTRLIKNLSGGYRQRVGIAQAIIHKPKLVVMDEPTNGLDPNQLIEARKLIKEIAQERTVLLSSHILSEIHLLCREVIMIEGGRIIFSDSMDAFNNYVQPHSLLVRFENPPSVADIQAVHGVNKVEFLTGKQARVFFEGDEEIAERIIDAGGKQDWRIREISLEKGMLDDIFKQLSSKSLQ from the coding sequence ATGACCAGTATTTTAAAGACCGTACAGCTGTCGCACAAGTACAGCAGTTCCTGGGCTATCAGGGATATCAACCTTGAATTGAACCAGGCCGGAGTGATTGGCCTGCTGGGATCGAACGGAGCCGGCAAATCCACCACTATGAACATTATTTGTGGTGTGCTTAATCAGACTGAAGGTTCAGTATTTATCAATGGCATTGACCTTCGGGAAGATCCTGAGCTTGCCAAACAAAACATTGGCTTTCTTCCGCAGAATCCGCCGCTTTATACAGACCTCACCGTGGATGAATTCCTGACCTATACTGCGGAGCTGCGGAAAATGGAAAAACATACTATCAGGGAGGCGGTGAATGAGGCAAAGGAAAAAGTTGGGATCACTCATTTCAGTACCAGGCTGATCAAAAATCTATCGGGAGGCTATCGCCAAAGGGTAGGCATTGCGCAGGCGATCATCCATAAACCAAAACTGGTAGTGATGGATGAGCCCACCAACGGCCTGGATCCCAATCAGCTCATCGAAGCGAGAAAACTGATCAAAGAGATAGCGCAGGAGAGAACCGTGTTGCTGAGTTCCCATATACTTTCTGAGATCCACCTGCTCTGCAGGGAGGTGATCATGATCGAAGGTGGAAGGATCATTTTTTCCGATTCGATGGATGCATTCAACAATTATGTACAACCGCACAGCTTGCTGGTGAGGTTCGAGAATCCACCATCCGTGGCCGATATTCAAGCAGTGCATGGAGTAAACAAAGTGGAATTCCTTACCGGTAAACAGGCCCGCGTATTTTTTGAAGGCGATGAAGAGATCGCCGAAAGGATCATTGATGCCGGGGGCAAACAGGATTGGCGCATACGCGAGATCAGCCTGGAGAAAGGCATGCTGGATGATATCTTCAAACAACTATCCTCAAAATCACTTCAATAA
- a CDS encoding ABC transporter permease subunit, which produces MKMIVKVAKNELRNLFYSPVAWFLAVIFMIVCGVFYSGVLYKLALMQDVAVRNVPKWKDFGMSLTKMIFLGSDGIFINILNNLYLFIPLLTMGLISREINNGTVKLLYSSPVTVRQIVFGKYLAVMTYNLMLLSVVGMFMITGIFGIRSVDAGLLFSSMLGFYLIVCTYSAIGMFMSSLSHYQIVSAIATFLLLFVLGRVGNLWQKYDLVRDLTYFLSINGRVIKMLRGLITTNDVMYFILISWMFISFTMLRLKSSRESTPWLKKGARYIAVFAVVLVVGFACSRPGYIGYWDTTAIQSNTIGKPTQEILKSMEGEPLEVTLYSNLLGDGIDRARPEHRNDYTWGLWEKYIRFKPDIKFNYVLYYDVMDNDSTYYKNVPGKTLPEIASEMARVQETNLAWYLEPKEIRKKIDLHAESMRVVMLLKYKGRSMYLRTFNDNNFWPSEDQVAAVLKRLADGNGPKVYHTTGNLQRDIHKTGEREYQQFTITKLSRNSLINHGYDMDTVNPALRDIPADATTLVIGDPKSALNEVAAGRISDYISRGGNLLVNGEPGKQQVVNPLIASIGAELMPGTIVEVTKNEMPQMVNAYWTYDYMHLVKAYKLDRLWKMTQGGDTARSLFPGVSPVRATGSGFATKHLHVTAGRNAWVKAGILVTDSAAPVFSAQEGDYKQDSFDVALAFSRKNGNKEQRIIVAGDADYMSTVRRGTHNISKLYYSWLDNERYPVAIIPDAPKDVLLNTSLKSAEFQRILFVWILPAIVLALGTIILIRRKRQ; this is translated from the coding sequence ATGAAAATGATCGTGAAAGTGGCGAAGAATGAACTTCGCAATCTATTCTATTCCCCTGTAGCCTGGTTTCTTGCTGTGATCTTTATGATCGTATGCGGGGTATTCTATTCAGGAGTGCTGTATAAGCTGGCACTGATGCAGGATGTGGCAGTTCGAAATGTGCCCAAATGGAAGGACTTCGGTATGTCGCTTACTAAAATGATATTCCTCGGTAGCGATGGTATATTCATTAACATATTGAACAATCTTTACCTCTTCATTCCATTGCTCACCATGGGATTGATCAGTCGTGAGATCAACAATGGAACGGTGAAGCTGCTGTATTCATCTCCGGTTACTGTCCGCCAGATCGTATTTGGAAAATACCTGGCCGTAATGACCTATAACCTGATGTTGCTTTCTGTAGTAGGCATGTTCATGATAACCGGGATCTTCGGTATCAGGTCTGTTGATGCCGGGCTGTTGTTTTCGTCAATGCTTGGTTTTTATCTGATTGTTTGTACCTATTCTGCTATCGGGATGTTCATGAGTAGTTTGAGTCATTATCAGATCGTTTCTGCTATTGCCACTTTCCTGCTTTTATTCGTACTCGGCCGTGTCGGAAATTTGTGGCAGAAATATGACCTTGTCAGAGATCTTACCTATTTTCTCTCCATCAATGGAAGGGTCATAAAAATGTTGAGGGGATTGATCACAACCAATGATGTAATGTATTTTATATTGATATCATGGATGTTCATTTCTTTCACTATGCTCAGGTTGAAAAGCAGCAGGGAGTCAACACCCTGGTTGAAAAAAGGAGCCAGGTATATAGCTGTTTTTGCGGTGGTATTGGTGGTTGGTTTTGCATGTTCGCGGCCAGGTTATATCGGATACTGGGATACTACGGCCATACAAAGTAATACCATCGGTAAGCCTACACAGGAGATATTGAAGTCGATGGAAGGTGAGCCGCTTGAAGTTACGCTCTACTCCAATCTGCTGGGAGATGGAATTGACAGAGCAAGGCCGGAGCACCGGAATGATTACACATGGGGCCTCTGGGAAAAATACATCCGGTTCAAGCCAGACATCAAATTCAATTACGTGCTGTATTATGATGTGATGGATAATGATAGCACGTATTATAAAAACGTTCCGGGAAAAACTCTCCCTGAAATAGCGTCAGAAATGGCCAGGGTGCAGGAAACGAATCTTGCCTGGTACCTGGAGCCCAAAGAGATCAGGAAAAAGATCGATCTGCATGCTGAAAGCATGCGTGTGGTGATGCTTCTGAAATACAAAGGGCGGTCTATGTATCTCCGCACTTTCAATGATAACAATTTCTGGCCTTCCGAAGATCAGGTGGCGGCAGTGTTGAAAAGGCTTGCGGATGGCAATGGCCCGAAAGTATATCACACAACCGGAAACCTGCAGCGCGATATCCATAAAACAGGCGAACGCGAGTATCAACAATTCACCATCACGAAATTAAGCAGGAATTCACTGATCAATCATGGTTATGATATGGATACGGTGAATCCTGCTTTGCGTGATATTCCTGCAGATGCAACCACACTGGTGATAGGTGATCCGAAATCAGCACTGAATGAAGTGGCCGCAGGCAGGATCAGCGACTATATCAGCAGAGGAGGCAACCTGCTGGTGAACGGGGAACCGGGAAAACAACAGGTGGTCAATCCGCTCATTGCTTCAATAGGCGCAGAACTGATGCCCGGTACCATCGTGGAAGTGACCAAAAATGAAATGCCGCAAATGGTGAATGCATACTGGACCTACGACTACATGCATTTGGTGAAGGCATACAAACTGGACCGTCTCTGGAAAATGACCCAGGGTGGCGATACAGCCAGATCACTCTTTCCTGGTGTAAGTCCGGTAAGGGCCACAGGCAGCGGGTTTGCAACAAAGCACCTCCATGTTACGGCCGGCAGAAATGCATGGGTGAAGGCCGGAATACTGGTGACAGATTCAGCAGCTCCGGTATTCTCAGCACAGGAAGGGGATTATAAACAAGACTCATTCGATGTAGCACTTGCATTCAGCAGAAAAAATGGAAACAAAGAACAAAGGATCATTGTAGCAGGGGATGCAGATTATATGAGTACAGTAAGAAGGGGCACGCATAATATTTCCAAACTCTATTACTCCTGGCTGGATAATGAGCGATACCCTGTGGCAATCATTCCGGATGCTCCGAAAGATGTGCTGTTGAACACCAGCCTCAAATCTGCAGAATTCCAGCGTATCCTGTTCGTGTGGATATTACCGGCGATTGTGCTGGCTTTGGGCACCATTATCCTTATCAGGCGTAAACGACAATAA
- a CDS encoding MutS-related protein gives MYLLTDEQTIEDLRIFGKRDSPGLFDLYNHSHTRGAETVLKEMFTRPLSDQQEINRRSNIIKSFAGMSVRFPFEGALFDMAEKYLIAADEQKKQGNQQAVLSEKEVANGVTALISLMHQIKCFVESPEIVAMESWTSEREAIAFLLLDPVFDPVMREQQKAKLSYAAITAYDLLLRHRERSKIEQLLTQIYQLDVYLSVAKVARERNFVFPKALEKGKSILRIRGVYHPELAKPVSNDFAMSPERNIIFLTGANMAGKSTFLRSVSTAIYVAHIGFPVAAAEMEFSVLDGVFTTINLPDNLGIGASHFYAEVLRVKKVAAELQANKSLFIIFDEMFRGTNVKDAHEATVEITIAFAAKKNSMFIISSHIVEAGERLRQSPSIGFQYLPTRMNDNVPEYTYALEDGITADRHGMIIIRNEGILETLKNGRKRAQADKIQQ, from the coding sequence ATGTATCTGTTAACCGATGAACAAACGATCGAAGATCTGCGCATCTTCGGCAAGCGAGACAGCCCGGGATTGTTCGATCTCTACAATCACTCACATACCCGTGGTGCAGAAACGGTATTGAAAGAGATGTTCACCAGGCCATTGAGTGATCAGCAGGAGATCAACCGGAGAAGTAATATCATCAAGAGTTTTGCGGGTATGAGTGTGCGCTTTCCATTTGAAGGCGCGCTATTCGATATGGCGGAGAAATACCTGATAGCCGCCGATGAACAAAAGAAACAAGGTAACCAGCAGGCCGTGCTCAGTGAAAAAGAAGTGGCCAATGGTGTTACGGCGTTGATCAGCCTGATGCATCAGATCAAATGCTTTGTAGAGTCCCCGGAGATCGTAGCCATGGAATCCTGGACAAGTGAAAGGGAGGCTATAGCCTTCCTTCTCCTTGATCCTGTTTTTGATCCGGTGATGCGGGAGCAACAGAAAGCAAAGCTATCTTATGCCGCCATTACGGCTTACGACCTGTTGTTGCGCCACCGGGAACGAAGTAAGATCGAACAGTTGCTGACACAGATCTATCAGCTGGATGTTTATCTCTCTGTTGCCAAAGTAGCGCGTGAAAGAAATTTCGTATTTCCCAAAGCGTTAGAGAAGGGGAAAAGCATACTGCGGATCAGGGGTGTTTATCATCCTGAACTGGCGAAACCTGTCAGTAATGATTTTGCCATGAGCCCTGAACGGAATATAATATTTCTTACCGGTGCAAATATGGCCGGTAAATCCACTTTTTTACGATCTGTGAGCACAGCCATATATGTGGCGCATATTGGGTTTCCGGTGGCTGCAGCCGAAATGGAGTTCTCTGTGCTGGATGGTGTTTTCACCACCATCAACCTGCCGGATAACCTGGGCATCGGCGCCAGCCATTTCTACGCAGAAGTTTTGAGGGTGAAGAAAGTGGCGGCAGAACTGCAGGCCAATAAATCGCTGTTCATCATTTTCGATGAGATGTTCCGTGGCACCAATGTGAAAGATGCGCATGAAGCTACTGTGGAGATCACGATTGCTTTTGCGGCAAAGAAGAATAGTATGTTCATCATCTCTTCGCATATTGTAGAAGCGGGAGAGCGTTTGCGGCAATCACCTTCAATTGGATTTCAGTATCTCCCAACCCGGATGAATGACAATGTTCCCGAATATACCTATGCGCTGGAAGATGGCATCACTGCAGACCGGCACGGGATGATCATCATCCGGAATGAAGGTATTCTGGAAACGCTGAAAAACGGCCGTAAACGGGCACAGGCTGATAAAATACAACAATAA
- a CDS encoding MutS-related protein, with protein MNFNTDKQTVDELNLLGKFRQGSVYHLFNEVKTRGGEQLLDQMFRNPLTDAESINQRSSVFHFFQQSNLSFSFDVQQLNIMREYLDAGTGKNAFAIMCNMFLHKMLSKLTRDGRYRKSVQGLQATIVTLNRCHGMLELLQKLQSPLNERISQLLTLLSDKQLEKLRTTNIYAEIPVTTLAHYDHLLKSRFHTEMEELLQFIFELDLYIAVSNVARKNGFTYAKALLPEKNILKASGLCHPCIDKAVGNDIMMSERLNVIFLTGANMAGKSTLMKSIGIGIYLAHMGFPVAAATFEFSVREGMYSSINVSDNIGLGYSHFYAEVVRVKQSADAAASGKRLLLMFDELFKGTNVKDAYDGTLAVTEAFSEYRDCLFIVSTHIIEVGEALKGTENIRFSYMPTVMDGARPKYTYILEEGITEDRQGMLIIRNEGILEMLKS; from the coding sequence ATGAATTTCAATACAGATAAGCAAACGGTGGATGAACTGAACCTGCTGGGAAAATTCAGACAGGGATCGGTATACCATCTGTTCAATGAGGTAAAAACGCGGGGTGGTGAACAATTGCTTGACCAGATGTTCCGTAATCCATTGACGGATGCTGAAAGCATCAATCAACGCAGTAGCGTATTCCATTTTTTTCAGCAATCGAACCTGAGCTTTTCCTTCGATGTGCAGCAACTGAATATCATGCGGGAATACCTTGATGCAGGAACAGGAAAGAATGCTTTTGCCATTATGTGTAATATGTTCCTGCATAAAATGCTCAGCAAGCTTACCCGCGATGGACGTTACAGAAAATCTGTGCAGGGTCTGCAGGCTACTATCGTTACGTTGAACCGCTGCCATGGCATGTTGGAGCTGCTGCAAAAACTACAAAGTCCCCTGAATGAGCGGATCAGCCAATTGCTGACCCTGCTTTCCGATAAGCAGCTGGAGAAGCTTCGCACTACAAATATCTATGCAGAGATTCCCGTTACTACCCTCGCTCACTATGATCACCTGCTGAAGAGCCGCTTCCATACAGAGATGGAAGAATTGCTGCAGTTCATCTTCGAACTGGATCTTTATATCGCTGTGAGCAATGTTGCCCGAAAGAATGGTTTTACCTATGCGAAAGCATTGTTGCCGGAGAAAAATATTTTGAAGGCATCGGGTCTGTGCCATCCCTGTATAGATAAGGCAGTAGGCAATGATATCATGATGAGTGAAAGGCTCAATGTGATTTTTCTCACGGGAGCCAATATGGCCGGTAAAAGTACGCTCATGAAGTCAATTGGTATCGGCATCTACCTTGCTCATATGGGATTCCCGGTTGCTGCGGCAACCTTTGAGTTTTCTGTGCGCGAAGGAATGTATTCATCCATTAACGTATCCGATAATATCGGGCTTGGTTATAGTCATTTCTATGCTGAAGTGGTAAGAGTGAAACAGTCCGCAGATGCAGCTGCCAGCGGAAAGCGGTTGTTGCTGATGTTCGATGAGCTGTTCAAGGGAACGAATGTAAAAGATGCCTATGACGGAACACTGGCCGTAACCGAAGCATTTTCTGAATACCGGGATTGTCTTTTCATCGTATCAACCCATATCATAGAAGTTGGGGAGGCTTTGAAGGGTACTGAGAATATCCGGTTCAGTTATATGCCCACGGTCATGGACGGAGCCAGACCAAAGTACACTTACATACTGGAAGAAGGTATTACGGAAGACAGGCAGGGGATGCTGATCATCCGGAATGAAGGGATATTGGAGATGCTGAAAAGCTGA
- a CDS encoding RNA polymerase sigma factor, whose amino-acid sequence MKKEKELLLLEDISVGNQAAFAQLVRQYTRIVYPYLLYWLKNAQMAEELTQDVFMRLWEKRDKLTHVKNFGGYLYITTRNIAMAVLEKRLVQEEATNPDTLNSLLSHTLPDSPQLLEMKELSKLLDQAIGALPPRRKEVFLLSRMEGMTYEAIAVKLQISRSAVRQHIVEALVFLRHYLKENAGIIVSLIPFFAQELL is encoded by the coding sequence ATGAAAAAGGAAAAGGAATTGCTTCTCCTGGAAGATATCTCCGTAGGGAACCAGGCCGCGTTTGCCCAATTGGTCAGACAATACACGCGTATAGTATATCCTTACTTGTTGTATTGGTTAAAGAATGCGCAGATGGCGGAAGAACTGACTCAGGATGTATTTATGCGGTTATGGGAAAAGCGGGACAAGTTGACACATGTAAAGAACTTTGGGGGATACCTTTATATAACCACTCGAAATATCGCTATGGCTGTGCTTGAAAAGAGATTAGTACAGGAAGAAGCCACCAATCCGGATACATTGAATAGTTTGCTGTCCCATACTTTACCAGATTCTCCGCAGCTGTTAGAGATGAAAGAGCTTTCGAAGTTGTTGGACCAGGCCATTGGCGCATTGCCTCCGAGACGGAAGGAGGTCTTTTTACTTAGCCGGATGGAGGGGATGACCTATGAAGCCATTGCTGTAAAGCTTCAAATCAGCCGAAGTGCTGTCCGGCAGCATATTGTAGAGGCTCTGGTATTTCTTCGCCATTATTTGAAAGAGAACGCCGGCATCATTGTATCGCTTATCCCGTTTTTTGCACAAGAATTGCTCTGA
- a CDS encoding FecR family protein, with translation MKDQRLTYYIDKYTTGTLSAEELRSFAALLKDPELREAFEEYMEESWVEIEKSDMDFPGVTQRVEEALAKRIAAYDTISAPPVRRISFMRRWGWAAASILLLLAIGALLWLRSGGRTTEVVHTPVIEDVQAPQTSKAMITLADGSIINVDSLRTLSLRNIAVTKMPDGKIVYTGNTQEVAYNTLSNPKGSKVVDLTLTDGSRIWLNAGSSVTYPIAFTGSERNLNINGEAYLEIAHDQDRPFYVTKGDMRVKVLGTRFNVNAYDDENGMTVTLLEGRVKVRKGNEEELLKPGQQAQIAYAIPGDQKARPGIKTEPGIRIVKDADLERVMAWKNGLFNFEGADLETVMRQLEKWYAITVIYEKDVPALRLGGEMKRDESLLDVLEILKRIGVNYRIEEGRKLIVLP, from the coding sequence ATGAAAGATCAACGTCTGACATACTATATTGATAAATACACCACTGGTACCTTATCCGCAGAGGAACTACGTTCTTTTGCAGCTTTACTGAAAGATCCTGAACTGAGGGAGGCATTTGAGGAGTACATGGAAGAAAGTTGGGTTGAAATTGAAAAGAGTGATATGGATTTTCCAGGAGTGACTCAGCGAGTGGAAGAAGCCCTGGCGAAACGCATTGCAGCCTATGATACGATATCTGCTCCTCCCGTTCGCAGAATATCTTTCATGCGGCGGTGGGGATGGGCCGCCGCCTCAATTCTGCTTTTGTTGGCGATCGGTGCACTTCTTTGGTTGCGTTCAGGTGGAAGAACAACGGAAGTGGTGCATACCCCTGTAATTGAAGATGTGCAAGCACCTCAGACTTCAAAGGCAATGATCACGCTGGCTGACGGTAGTATTATCAACGTTGATAGCTTAAGGACCCTGTCGCTGCGTAATATTGCTGTCACCAAAATGCCGGATGGCAAGATTGTTTATACAGGCAACACACAGGAAGTAGCTTACAATACGCTTTCCAATCCTAAAGGATCTAAGGTTGTTGATTTAACCCTGACGGATGGTTCCCGGATATGGCTCAATGCAGGATCATCCGTAACCTACCCCATAGCGTTCACCGGTTCTGAAAGAAATCTTAATATCAATGGTGAAGCATACCTGGAGATAGCACATGACCAGGACAGACCTTTCTATGTCACTAAAGGCGACATGCGTGTGAAGGTATTGGGAACGCGTTTTAATGTGAATGCATATGATGACGAAAATGGAATGACGGTAACATTGCTGGAAGGCAGGGTGAAAGTGAGAAAAGGGAATGAGGAAGAATTATTAAAACCCGGACAGCAAGCGCAAATTGCCTATGCAATTCCCGGTGATCAGAAGGCGAGACCTGGAATTAAGACAGAACCAGGAATAAGGATTGTAAAAGATGCCGATCTGGAAAGAGTAATGGCCTGGAAGAACGGACTATTCAATTTTGAAGGGGCTGATCTGGAAACGGTGATGAGGCAACTGGAAAAATGGTATGCCATCACGGTCATATATGAAAAAGATGTTCCTGCACTGAGGCTCGGTGGTGAAATGAAACGTGATGAAAGCTTGTTGGACGTATTGGAAATATTGAAACGAATTGGTGTGAATTATAGGATAGAAGAAGGTCGAAAACTGATTGTTTTGCCATAG